From Halotia branconii CENA392, the proteins below share one genomic window:
- a CDS encoding low molecular weight protein-tyrosine-phosphatase has protein sequence MPYKLLFVCLGNICRSPSAENIMTYLIDQADLSEDIFCDSAGTSSYHIGSSPDRRMNTAATTKLGIKLRGHARQFQKSDFQQFDMILAMDRENYEDILTLDPTGQYHKKVYLICEFCSQHTLKEVPDPYYGGTEGFNQVIDLLVDACEGLLKYITSQQPEA, from the coding sequence ATGCCTTATAAGCTGCTGTTTGTCTGCTTGGGTAACATCTGCCGTTCACCATCGGCAGAAAATATTATGACTTATTTAATCGACCAGGCTGACTTGAGTGAAGATATCTTTTGTGATTCTGCTGGTACATCTAGCTATCACATTGGTAGCTCACCTGACCGACGTATGAATACAGCAGCTACTACAAAGTTGGGAATTAAACTACGCGGTCATGCTCGCCAGTTTCAAAAGTCTGATTTTCAGCAATTTGATATGATTTTGGCAATGGATCGAGAAAATTATGAAGATATTCTGACTCTTGATCCAACAGGGCAATATCATAAAAAAGTATATTTAATATGTGAATTTTGTTCTCAGCACACCCTCAAGGAAGTTCCAGATCCATACTACGGAGGGACAGAGGGTTTTAATCAAGTGATTGATTTGCTTGTTGACGCTTGTGAAGGTCTGCTCAAATACATTACTAGCCAGCAACCAGAAGCTTGA
- the murC gene encoding UDP-N-acetylmuramate--L-alanine ligase: MSNSVDFSGRPFHFIGIGGIGMSALAYVLAKRQLPVSGSDLRSNHITRKLESIGAYIFGRQEASNLEFFRPQVSPNGVLLNSQEPLSTVNKSTLPQVICSTAINPNNLEYKAALELGCPILHRSDVLAALIADYYSIGVAGTHGKTTTSSMIGYMLLEAGLDPTILVGGEVNAWEGNARLGQSRYLVAEADESDGSLVKHAPEIGIITNIELDHPDHYDTLEEVVDTFQKFAAGCKILVGSIDCATVRELLRNAFGDRLKPTISYSLHSDTEADYTVTNVDYRSDGTTALVWEKGKALGVLKLRLLSRHNLSNALAAVAVGRVLGLEFGEIAKGIATFEGARRRFEFRGEVNGITFIDDYAHHPSEISATLAAARLQARPGQRVVAIFQPHRYSRTLTFLEEFAQSFAHADLVVLSDIYSAGEADLGQISGEQLAVEIAKQHPQVVYQHTLPLMSEFLLQTLRPGDLALFLGAGNLNQVIPEIITTLCEPAKATS, encoded by the coding sequence ATGAGTAATTCTGTAGATTTTAGCGGTAGACCATTTCATTTTATTGGTATTGGCGGTATAGGTATGTCTGCTCTGGCATACGTTCTTGCAAAGCGTCAATTACCAGTGTCAGGTTCCGATCTGCGTTCAAATCATATTACGCGCAAGTTGGAATCTATCGGAGCTTATATTTTTGGCAGACAAGAGGCAAGTAATCTCGAATTCTTTCGTCCTCAGGTATCGCCTAATGGAGTATTATTAAATTCACAAGAACCATTATCTACTGTTAATAAGTCCACACTACCCCAAGTTATTTGTTCAACAGCAATTAATCCAAACAATTTGGAATACAAAGCAGCATTGGAATTAGGTTGTCCAATTTTACATCGTTCAGATGTACTAGCTGCTTTGATTGCCGATTACTATAGCATTGGGGTGGCAGGAACTCACGGAAAAACTACCACTAGTAGCATGATAGGATACATGCTGTTAGAAGCCGGTTTAGATCCAACGATTCTTGTAGGTGGTGAAGTCAACGCTTGGGAAGGTAATGCTCGATTAGGGCAAAGCCGATATCTAGTAGCTGAGGCAGACGAATCAGATGGTTCTTTGGTAAAACATGCTCCTGAGATTGGTATTATTACTAATATTGAGCTAGATCATCCTGACCATTACGATACATTAGAAGAGGTAGTTGATACCTTTCAAAAATTTGCTGCTGGTTGTAAGATTTTAGTCGGTAGTATTGACTGTGCAACGGTACGCGAATTGCTACGCAATGCCTTTGGCGATCGCCTCAAACCAACAATCAGCTACAGTCTCCACTCAGACACTGAAGCTGATTATACTGTCACCAATGTTGACTATCGCTCGGATGGGACTACAGCTCTTGTTTGGGAAAAAGGCAAAGCTTTAGGAGTTTTGAAATTGCGACTGCTCAGTCGGCATAACCTCAGTAATGCCTTAGCAGCAGTAGCTGTTGGTCGTGTTCTGGGCTTAGAATTTGGAGAAATTGCTAAGGGTATTGCTACTTTTGAAGGAGCAAGACGACGCTTTGAGTTTCGGGGTGAAGTTAATGGTATTACTTTCATTGATGACTATGCCCATCACCCCAGCGAAATTAGCGCCACTCTCGCGGCTGCACGCCTCCAAGCTAGGCCAGGGCAAAGAGTTGTTGCTATTTTCCAACCCCATCGTTATAGCCGCACACTGACCTTTTTAGAAGAATTTGCCCAGTCTTTTGCTCATGCTGATTTAGTTGTATTGAGCGATATATACAGTGCTGGCGAAGCCGATTTAGGGCAAATTAGTGGTGAACAACTGGCAGTAGAAATTGCCAAACAGCACCCGCAAGTGGTTTATCAGCACACTTTACCTTTGATGTCCGAGTTCTTGCTACAAACGTTGCGCCCTGGAGACTTAGCGCTGTTTCTGGGTGCTGGAAATCTCAATCAAGTAATTCCAGAAATAATTACAACACTTTGTGAGCCTGCTAAAGCCACATCCTAG
- the nadD gene encoding nicotinate (nicotinamide) nucleotide adenylyltransferase produces the protein MQQLAIFGGTFDPIHWGHLLIAQTALYQVSLEKIIWIPSFNPPHKKAILFEHRVQMLKLAVRENPAFTISLIEINRSGNSYAINTLIDLSVFYPNTHWHWIVGLDTFQTLPRWHRRHELVQMCDWLIAPRLLSGENITQSELICKQVEQLLKEQSLNIRWQLLNIPLVGVSSSLIRQLCHNDSVKIPGDRSSIRYLVPESVRSYITAHNLYSDKSE, from the coding sequence ATGCAACAATTAGCAATTTTTGGTGGCACATTTGATCCTATTCATTGGGGACACTTACTCATAGCTCAAACAGCTTTATATCAAGTGTCTCTAGAAAAGATAATTTGGATACCGTCGTTCAATCCTCCTCATAAAAAAGCGATTTTGTTTGAGCATCGAGTCCAAATGCTGAAGCTGGCCGTAAGAGAAAACCCAGCGTTTACTATCTCATTAATTGAGATAAATCGATCTGGTAATTCTTATGCCATCAACACTTTGATTGACTTATCTGTTTTTTACCCAAATACTCACTGGCATTGGATAGTGGGCTTGGATACTTTCCAAACCTTACCCCGTTGGCATCGTAGACATGAACTAGTACAAATGTGTGATTGGTTAATCGCACCCCGACTGCTAAGTGGTGAGAATATAACTCAAAGCGAGTTAATCTGCAAGCAAGTGGAGCAACTACTTAAGGAGCAGTCACTTAATATTCGCTGGCAATTACTGAATATACCCTTAGTGGGAGTTTCGTCAAGTCTAATTCGTCAACTTTGCCACAATGACTCTGTTAAAATCCCAGGCGATCGCTCCTCAATCCGTTATCTAGTCCCAGAATCGGTGAGATCGTATATCACAGCCCACAATCTTTACTCAGATAAATCTGAATAA
- a CDS encoding ArsR/SmtB family transcription factor, with translation MKQALPVPPEVVQQVAEYFSLLSEPMRLRLLHLLRDEEKCVQELVEATQTSQANVSKHLKVMWQAGILSRRSEGTCAYYRVEDEMIFELCNRVCDRLATRLEQQARSFRVLNSKL, from the coding sequence ATGAAACAAGCGTTGCCTGTACCGCCGGAAGTGGTGCAACAAGTGGCCGAATACTTCAGCCTGTTAAGTGAGCCGATGCGCCTACGGTTGTTACACTTATTACGGGATGAAGAGAAATGCGTGCAAGAATTGGTAGAGGCAACACAGACTTCACAAGCAAATGTGTCCAAACACCTTAAAGTAATGTGGCAAGCAGGAATCCTGAGCCGCCGCAGTGAAGGGACTTGTGCTTACTACCGGGTGGAAGATGAAATGATTTTTGAATTGTGCAATCGGGTTTGCGATCGCCTCGCCACTAGGCTAGAACAGCAAGCTCGTAGCTTCAGGGTGCTAAATAGCAAGCTTTAA
- a CDS encoding response regulator transcription factor has product MPLTILVVDDDLGTRLSISDYLELSGYSVITANDGQEALAMVDECHPDLIVTDIVMPRMNGYELVRQVRQQPPFRLLPVILLTGRTKTQERILGYQSGCDLYLPKPFELEELAAAIRNLLERSQIIQSEYRFSHKENMGSTTPTKAVDAHHYLFTHIHQSQLIASLTSREQEVLELLTHGLSNAEMGQQLHLSPRTVEKYVSSLLRKTETSNRAELVRFAIKHGLVE; this is encoded by the coding sequence ATGCCCTTGACGATCCTTGTAGTGGATGATGATTTGGGAACTCGTCTGTCTATTAGTGATTATCTTGAACTGTCTGGCTATTCGGTAATCACGGCTAATGACGGTCAAGAGGCTTTGGCAATGGTAGATGAGTGTCATCCTGATTTAATCGTCACGGATATTGTGATGCCACGAATGAATGGCTACGAACTGGTGCGTCAGGTGCGTCAACAACCGCCTTTCCGTTTATTACCTGTAATTTTATTAACAGGGCGTACTAAGACCCAAGAAAGAATTTTAGGCTATCAATCAGGGTGCGATTTGTATTTGCCTAAGCCGTTTGAATTAGAAGAATTAGCAGCAGCAATCCGCAATCTTTTAGAGCGATCGCAAATCATTCAATCTGAATACCGCTTTTCTCATAAAGAGAACATGGGCAGTACTACACCAACAAAAGCGGTAGATGCCCATCATTATTTATTCACTCATATTCATCAGTCCCAATTGATAGCATCTCTAACTTCCAGAGAACAGGAAGTATTAGAACTTTTGACTCACGGTCTATCTAATGCTGAAATGGGTCAGCAGCTCCACCTTAGTCCGAGAACAGTCGAAAAGTACGTTAGTAGTTTATTAAGAAAGACCGAAACCAGTAACCGAGCAGAACTAGTGCGTTTTGCAATTAAGCATGGTCTAGTTGAATAA
- the efp gene encoding elongation factor P, with amino-acid sequence MISSNDFRPGVSIVLDGSVWRVVEFLHVKPGKGSAFVRTKLKSVQTGSVVEKTFRAGETVPQATLEKRTMQHTYKEGDEFVFMDMETYEENRLSAAQIGDRVKYLKEGMEANVVRWGEQVLEVELPNSVALEVVETDPGVKGDTATGGTKPAVLETGATVMVPLFISQGERIKIDTRDDKYLGRE; translated from the coding sequence ATGATCTCTAGTAACGACTTTCGACCCGGTGTTTCAATTGTCTTAGATGGGTCTGTATGGCGAGTGGTGGAATTTCTCCACGTTAAGCCAGGTAAAGGCTCTGCCTTTGTGCGGACTAAACTGAAAAGTGTCCAAACTGGGAGTGTGGTAGAAAAAACATTCCGGGCTGGGGAAACAGTGCCACAAGCCACCCTAGAAAAAAGAACGATGCAGCATACCTATAAAGAAGGCGATGAGTTTGTCTTTATGGATATGGAAACCTACGAAGAAAATAGATTGAGCGCAGCCCAAATTGGCGATCGCGTTAAATATCTTAAAGAAGGTATGGAAGCTAACGTCGTTCGTTGGGGCGAACAAGTGCTAGAAGTGGAACTGCCTAACTCTGTAGCCCTGGAAGTGGTTGAAACAGATCCAGGTGTCAAAGGTGATACTGCCACAGGTGGTACTAAACCAGCGGTGTTGGAAACGGGCGCAACTGTAATGGTTCCCTTATTTATTTCTCAAGGAGAACGCATTAAAATTGATACCCGTGATGATAAATACTTAGGCAGGGAATAA
- a CDS encoding YbaB/EbfC family nucleoid-associated protein, producing the protein MTGKGQGFGFGLGKMKELAEAFKKAQQVQEGAKQLQEELEQMEIQGEAGGGLVKVIVSGNQEPKRVEIAPDALAQGAELLSDLVTVAMKDAYNKSTATMRERMEDLTSGLELPGF; encoded by the coding sequence ATGACCGGAAAAGGACAAGGATTTGGTTTTGGCTTAGGAAAAATGAAAGAACTAGCCGAAGCTTTTAAAAAAGCTCAGCAAGTTCAAGAAGGTGCAAAGCAACTCCAAGAAGAATTGGAGCAAATGGAAATTCAAGGAGAAGCTGGTGGTGGTCTAGTCAAGGTGATTGTCAGTGGCAACCAAGAACCTAAGCGAGTAGAAATTGCTCCAGATGCTTTAGCACAAGGAGCAGAACTGCTTTCTGACCTTGTGACAGTGGCAATGAAAGATGCCTATAATAAGTCCACAGCGACAATGCGGGAACGTATGGAAGATTTGACTAGTGGACTGGAACTACCTGGATTTTAG
- the accB gene encoding acetyl-CoA carboxylase biotin carboxyl carrier protein, which translates to MPLDFNEIRQLLTTIAQTDIAEVTLKSEDFELTVRKAGNVSSHIASVAQAASNSLVSSGTTSISPIGTQIAPPPMLEVKTNRVLDNAVSSSNVQLSANPPATIDHKWVEVPSPMVGTFYRAPAPGEASFVEVGDRVRKGQTVCIIEAMKLMNEIEVEVSGQVVEILVENGDPVEYGHPLMRIKPD; encoded by the coding sequence GTGCCATTGGACTTTAATGAAATCCGCCAACTGCTGACAACTATTGCCCAAACAGATATTGCCGAAGTCACACTCAAAAGTGAAGACTTTGAACTAACGGTGCGTAAAGCTGGTAACGTTAGCAGTCACATTGCGTCAGTAGCTCAAGCAGCATCAAATAGTTTGGTTAGTTCGGGAACAACATCGATTTCACCGATAGGCACACAAATAGCACCACCTCCAATGTTAGAGGTGAAGACAAATCGCGTTTTAGATAATGCCGTAAGTAGTTCTAATGTGCAGTTATCAGCCAATCCTCCCGCAACAATTGATCACAAATGGGTGGAAGTACCTTCGCCGATGGTGGGAACCTTTTACCGCGCTCCTGCGCCCGGTGAGGCATCATTTGTAGAGGTAGGCGATCGCGTCCGCAAAGGTCAAACAGTCTGTATTATTGAAGCTATGAAGCTGATGAATGAAATTGAAGTTGAAGTATCTGGGCAAGTAGTGGAGATTCTTGTTGAAAATGGCGACCCAGTAGAATATGGTCATCCTTTGATGCGAATTAAGCCTGATTAA
- the murB gene encoding UDP-N-acetylmuramate dehydrogenase: MKISQAAGNVCTVSTTQKQETDNSGQSKIIHLQGTDCVIKSQASLSAFTSYRVGGAAEWYTAPRDLEALQASLEYAKEHDLPVTTLGAGSNLLVSDRGLPGLVISTRHLRYSHFDLQTGQLTVAAGESIPSLAWEAAQLGWQGLEWAVGIPGTVGGAVVMNAGAHNSCIADMLVSAQVLLPDGTLENLTPDEIGYSYRTSSLQGSDRIVTQATFQLQPGADPAKVLAITKEHKQHRLTTQPYNFPSCGSVFRNPKPYAAGWLIEQTGLKGYQIGGAQVAILHANFIVNRGGAKASDIFCLINHIQEKVQENWSILLEPEVKMIGEFQAVC, from the coding sequence ATGAAAATCTCCCAGGCAGCCGGAAACGTCTGCACAGTTTCGACTACACAAAAGCAAGAAACAGATAATTCAGGACAAAGTAAAATAATTCACTTACAGGGTACTGATTGTGTGATTAAATCCCAAGCTTCTTTATCCGCGTTTACTTCATATAGAGTTGGGGGAGCAGCTGAATGGTACACTGCTCCCCGTGATTTAGAAGCATTACAAGCAAGTTTAGAGTATGCAAAAGAACACGATTTACCAGTAACAACACTGGGAGCAGGTTCTAATTTATTGGTTAGCGATCGCGGTCTACCAGGCTTAGTCATTTCTACTCGTCATCTGCGCTATAGCCATTTTGACCTTCAGACAGGCCAATTAACTGTCGCTGCGGGAGAATCAATTCCTAGCCTAGCTTGGGAAGCAGCACAATTAGGGTGGCAAGGATTAGAGTGGGCTGTGGGTATCCCTGGAACAGTCGGAGGTGCGGTCGTAATGAATGCAGGGGCGCACAATAGCTGTATCGCAGATATGTTAGTTAGCGCTCAAGTACTTTTACCGGATGGTACGCTAGAAAATCTGACCCCGGACGAGATCGGCTATAGCTATCGTACTTCATCACTGCAAGGCAGCGATCGCATTGTTACCCAAGCAACTTTTCAACTCCAACCAGGTGCTGATCCCGCAAAAGTTTTAGCAATCACCAAAGAACACAAACAGCATCGGTTAACTACCCAACCCTACAATTTTCCCAGTTGTGGCAGTGTATTTCGCAATCCCAAACCTTATGCTGCTGGGTGGTTGATTGAGCAAACAGGTCTAAAAGGCTACCAGATTGGTGGAGCTCAAGTGGCAATACTTCATGCTAATTTTATCGTCAACCGTGGTGGAGCAAAGGCCAGCGATATTTTTTGCCTGATCAATCATATCCAGGAAAAAGTACAAGAAAATTGGTCGATTTTATTAGAACCAGAAGTCAAAATGATTGGAGAATTTCAAGCAGTGTGTTGA
- a CDS encoding Uma2 family endonuclease, protein MLTTPVTSITFEEYLTYDDGTGFHYELVDGKLELMNPPTIEHFLITKFLEQALDAEIQRCSFPWLCFRESGVRTGRSKSRLTDLCVVTLEQARELINVSAVFQSPPLLIIEVVSPESVKRDYRHKRSEYAALEVPEYWIVDPMAAKISILLLEEGLYEETVFTASQQIISQVFPELAIAADQVFSAGNLG, encoded by the coding sequence ATGCTAACAACACCAGTAACCAGCATCACGTTTGAAGAATATTTAACCTATGATGATGGCACAGGTTTTCATTATGAATTGGTGGATGGCAAATTAGAGCTAATGAATCCACCTACAATTGAACATTTTTTGATTACCAAATTTCTTGAGCAAGCGCTAGACGCAGAAATTCAGCGATGTAGCTTTCCTTGGCTGTGTTTTCGAGAAAGTGGGGTGAGAACGGGTAGAAGTAAATCTCGTTTGACTGATTTATGTGTGGTGACGCTGGAACAAGCAAGAGAATTGATCAATGTTTCAGCAGTATTTCAGTCACCTCCTTTATTAATTATAGAGGTAGTCAGTCCAGAATCGGTAAAACGAGACTATCGCCATAAAAGATCCGAATATGCGGCGTTGGAGGTTCCTGAATATTGGATTGTAGATCCGATGGCTGCAAAGATTTCAATTTTATTACTGGAAGAAGGACTATACGAAGAAACCGTGTTTACTGCCAGTCAGCAAATAATATCACAGGTTTTTCCAGAATTGGCGATCGCAGCTGATCAGGTGTTCAGTGCTGGAAATCTTGGTTAA
- a CDS encoding peptidylprolyl isomerase — translation MFNLFKSWLKNSLTIILLVTIFLGINTAGWTFSSNAALPAGNAITDGKALLRYALPIENEPVRQLQASLEDISTQLRANRRWGAISKDLKKASRVLDQPDKILASVPEERQSQAKAWISELKSGVDALQESVNVKDKEQIIEGRNKLLNLITQLEESMVKGFPFEVPTEYSNLPQLKGRATVEMKTTKGNLTLVVDGYSAPVTAGNFVDLVQRGFYNGLQFTRSEESYVLQTGDPPGKEVGFIDPKTNKYRAVPLEVLVEGDTEPTYGITLEQAGRYLDMPVLPFSSFGALAMARPETEVNGGSSQFFFFLFEPELTPAGRNLLDGRYAVFGYLTEGKEILDKLKEGDKIESATVVQGIENLVEPQAA, via the coding sequence ATGTTCAACCTATTTAAATCCTGGCTGAAGAACAGCCTAACGATAATATTGTTGGTAACAATATTTTTAGGCATAAATACTGCTGGCTGGACTTTCTCCAGTAACGCTGCCCTGCCAGCAGGAAATGCAATTACCGACGGCAAGGCTTTGTTGCGGTATGCACTCCCGATAGAAAATGAACCAGTACGGCAACTACAAGCCAGTCTAGAAGACATTTCTACCCAACTGCGAGCTAATCGGCGGTGGGGTGCTATATCTAAAGACCTCAAAAAAGCATCCCGTGTTCTCGATCAACCTGACAAAATCCTAGCAAGCGTTCCCGAAGAACGCCAGTCCCAAGCAAAAGCTTGGATTTCTGAATTGAAATCTGGGGTAGATGCACTACAAGAATCGGTAAACGTCAAAGACAAGGAACAAATTATCGAAGGCAGAAACAAACTGCTCAATCTCATCACCCAATTAGAAGAATCAATGGTGAAGGGATTTCCCTTTGAAGTACCTACCGAGTACAGTAACTTACCGCAGCTCAAAGGTCGTGCCACTGTCGAAATGAAAACTACTAAAGGTAATCTAACTTTAGTAGTCGATGGTTACAGCGCTCCTGTCACAGCTGGAAACTTTGTGGATTTAGTACAACGAGGTTTTTATAACGGCTTACAATTTACCCGTTCCGAAGAATCTTACGTGCTGCAAACCGGAGACCCACCAGGAAAAGAGGTAGGCTTTATTGATCCCAAAACTAATAAATACCGTGCCGTTCCCTTAGAGGTTCTAGTTGAAGGTGACACAGAACCCACTTATGGCATTACTCTCGAACAAGCTGGCCGTTATCTTGATATGCCTGTATTGCCTTTTTCTTCCTTTGGTGCATTGGCAATGGCTCGTCCTGAAACTGAAGTTAATGGCGGTTCTTCACAATTTTTCTTCTTTCTATTTGAACCAGAACTTACCCCAGCCGGGCGCAATCTTTTAGATGGTCGCTACGCCGTTTTTGGCTATCTCACCGAAGGTAAAGAAATTTTGGATAAACTCAAAGAGGGTGACAAAATTGAATCGGCAACTGTCGTTCAAGGAATAGAAAATTTAGTTGAACCCCAAGCAGCATAA
- a CDS encoding type I glyceraldehyde-3-phosphate dehydrogenase translates to MIRVAINGFGRIGRNFARCWIGRENSQLDLVAINDTSDPRTNAHLLKYDSMLGKLRDVDITADDNSIIVNGKTIKCVSDRNPENLPWKEWDIDLIIESTGVFTSKDGAMKHINGGAKKVLITAPGKNEDGTFVMGVNHHDYDHNKHHIISNASCTTNCLAPIAKVLNDKFGIIKGTMTTTHSYTGDQRILDASHRDLRRARAAAINIVPTSTGAAKAVALVIPDLKGKLNGVALRVPTPNVSMVDFVVQVEKRTITEEVNQALKDASEGPLKGILDYSELQLVSSDYQGTDASSIVDASLTLVMGNDMVKVMAWYDNEWGYSQRVLDLAELVAQKWV, encoded by the coding sequence GTGATTAGAGTCGCAATCAACGGTTTTGGGCGTATTGGACGTAACTTTGCACGCTGCTGGATAGGAAGAGAAAATAGCCAACTTGACCTAGTAGCTATTAATGACACATCAGATCCCAGAACGAATGCTCACCTCCTAAAGTATGACTCGATGCTAGGAAAGTTAAGGGATGTTGACATTACTGCTGACGATAACTCTATCATCGTTAACGGTAAGACCATTAAATGCGTATCTGATCGCAATCCGGAAAACTTGCCTTGGAAAGAGTGGGATATTGACTTGATTATTGAGTCAACAGGTGTGTTCACCAGCAAGGATGGAGCAATGAAGCACATAAATGGCGGGGCCAAGAAGGTTCTGATCACTGCTCCTGGTAAAAATGAAGATGGTACTTTTGTGATGGGCGTGAATCATCACGACTACGATCACAACAAACACCACATCATTAGTAACGCTAGCTGTACTACAAACTGCTTGGCTCCTATCGCCAAAGTGTTGAACGATAAATTCGGAATCATCAAAGGCACGATGACCACTACCCACAGCTACACTGGTGATCAGCGCATATTAGACGCTTCCCACCGGGATTTGCGACGGGCAAGGGCAGCAGCCATCAACATCGTACCGACCTCTACTGGTGCAGCAAAAGCTGTGGCGCTGGTAATCCCAGACCTGAAAGGCAAGCTGAATGGTGTTGCCTTACGTGTACCTACCCCGAACGTTTCAATGGTAGATTTCGTAGTTCAGGTTGAGAAGCGTACTATTACGGAAGAAGTTAACCAAGCTCTCAAAGATGCTTCTGAAGGGCCACTCAAAGGCATTTTAGACTACAGTGAACTACAACTGGTATCGTCCGATTATCAAGGTACTGATGCTTCTTCGATTGTCGATGCCAGTTTGACTTTAGTTATGGGCAACGACATGGTGAAAGTCATGGCATGGTATGACAATGAATGGGGCTACAGCCAGCGAGTTCTTGATTTAGCTGAACTAGTAGCGCAAAAATGGGTTTAA
- the thiL gene encoding thiamine-phosphate kinase — protein sequence MNSELSSLKVQDLGEQNLLQRLQRFCPVEIIGDDAAVLVTEPGQSLVVTTDILVDGVHFSHITTSPEDAGWRAAAANLSDLAAMGATPVGITVGLGLPGEVSVSWVERLYQGMTECLQRYHTSIVGGDVVRSPVTTLAITAFGQVVPNKIIRRSAAVVGDAIVVTGVHGAAHAGLQLLLHPELRQNLNDAEKTALIKAHQRPQPRLDVLPLLWKILSSQSSILVAGMDSSDGLADAVLQICRASGVGAVLEHRQIPLPKAFNHWLTQEQALKYALYGGEDFELVLCLPKEPADTFVQQLGQGAAIIGNITAGSKVLLHDQQQKSPDQVLSLSQGFQHFSQ from the coding sequence ATGAACAGTGAGTTATCTTCCCTAAAAGTACAAGATCTTGGTGAACAAAATCTTTTGCAAAGGTTGCAGCGCTTCTGCCCTGTTGAAATTATTGGGGATGACGCAGCTGTTTTGGTGACGGAACCAGGACAATCTTTAGTGGTGACAACAGATATACTGGTTGATGGGGTGCATTTTAGTCATATCACCACTTCCCCTGAAGATGCCGGCTGGCGAGCTGCTGCGGCTAATTTATCAGATTTAGCGGCAATGGGTGCTACTCCTGTAGGTATTACTGTTGGGTTGGGTTTGCCTGGAGAAGTTAGCGTCAGTTGGGTTGAGCGCTTGTACCAGGGAATGACAGAATGCCTGCAAAGATACCATACCTCAATTGTTGGTGGTGATGTTGTGCGATCGCCTGTAACAACTTTGGCAATCACTGCTTTTGGTCAAGTTGTTCCCAATAAAATTATTCGCCGTTCTGCCGCTGTTGTAGGAGATGCGATCGTAGTCACAGGTGTACATGGAGCTGCCCACGCTGGCTTACAATTGCTTTTGCATCCCGAATTAAGGCAAAACCTCAACGATGCGGAAAAAACGGCTTTAATCAAAGCCCACCAGCGTCCACAACCACGATTAGATGTATTACCATTATTGTGGAAAATTTTATCTTCCCAATCCTCCATTCTTGTCGCAGGTATGGATAGTAGCGATGGTTTAGCAGATGCTGTTTTACAAATCTGCCGCGCTAGTGGCGTTGGTGCAGTCTTAGAACACAGGCAAATACCTTTACCTAAAGCTTTTAACCACTGGCTAACACAAGAGCAAGCACTAAAATATGCTTTATATGGTGGCGAAGACTTTGAATTAGTCCTGTGTTTACCAAAAGAACCAGCAGATACATTTGTGCAACAGCTCGGTCAAGGTGCGGCTATTATAGGGAATATTACAGCAGGATCAAAAGTACTATTACACGATCAACAACAAAAATCCCCTGACCAAGTTCTCAGCCTCAGCCAGGGTTTTCAACATTTTAGTCAATAG